A single window of Eucalyptus grandis isolate ANBG69807.140 chromosome 1, ASM1654582v1, whole genome shotgun sequence DNA harbors:
- the LOC120296259 gene encoding cysteine proteinase inhibitor 1-like gives MRLLVLAAAAATVLLLLQGSAAGPAGMEGPFGWEPMKDLSNPHVREITEFAVNKHNEDAQTKLALDKVVKGETVGFLGTIYKLIVEVKDGANPKSYEAVIWDGKLVRFLFLFKAVEGNVRSCL, from the coding sequence ATGAGGCTTCTCGTCCTCGCCGCTGCAGCTGCcaccgtcctcctcctcctccaaggTTCGGCCGCCGGGCCTGCCGGCATGGAGGGGCCGTTCGGTTGGGAGCCGATGAAGGATCTGAGCAACCCGCACGTACGGGAGATCACTGAGTTTGCTGTCAATAAGCACAATGAGGACGCCCAGACGAAGCTGGCACTGGATAAGGTGGTGAAGGGTGAGACGGTGGGGTTCTTGGGGACGATCTACAAGCTTATCGTCGAGGTCAAGGACGGGGCCAACCCGAAAAGCTACGAGGCCGTAATTTGGGATGGGAAGTTGGTtagatttctctttttgttcaagGCCGTTGAAGGCAACGTGAGGTCGTGTCTGTGA